The following coding sequences are from one Halorubrum sp. BOL3-1 window:
- a CDS encoding transcription elongation factor Spt5: MPIYSVKTTASQERTVADMLAEKETPEIQAVIAPDQLTSYVMVEATDGTAFGRILDEIPHANGVIQGGDGPAESPFSEVEHFLSPTPDVEGIAEGDIVELIAGPFKGEKARVQRIDEGKDQVTVELYEATVPIPVTVRGDQIRVLDSEER, translated from the coding sequence ATGCCGATCTACTCGGTCAAGACGACGGCAAGCCAGGAGCGCACCGTCGCCGACATGCTCGCCGAGAAGGAGACGCCCGAGATCCAGGCCGTCATCGCCCCCGACCAGCTCACGAGCTACGTGATGGTCGAGGCCACCGACGGCACCGCGTTCGGGCGGATCCTCGACGAGATTCCCCACGCGAACGGCGTCATTCAGGGCGGTGACGGTCCCGCCGAGAGCCCCTTCTCCGAGGTCGAGCACTTCCTCTCACCGACCCCGGACGTGGAGGGGATCGCCGAGGGCGACATCGTCGAGCTGATCGCCGGGCCGTTCAAGGGCGAGAAGGCGCGCGTCCAGCGGATCGACGAGGGCAAAGACCAGGTGACCGTCGAGCTGTACGAGGCGACCGTCCCGATCCCGGTGACGGTCCGCGGCGATCAGATCCGCGTACTCGACAGCGAGGAGCGCTAA
- a CDS encoding D-aminoacyl-tRNA deacylase, producing the protein MIAIVVSRADSASAHIGQRLLDAGDWEAREDDSLPDAEGGGTYYRAEGFELREFDDLHIELDDPVPAFDCDPAFLAFVSRHSGETGRLLTAHVTGNFGGAEYGGEPESLARAAPGAEKRVVEALARRAPEGYEVGIECTHHGPTDCAVPSLFVELGSDEPQWEDPEAAAAVARAVLDLRGTGPDLVDDGGVPDADAAARPRHVVGFGGGHYAPRFTRIVRETEWAVGHVGADWALADLGAPEANRAVIDAAFARSGAERAVIDGDRPGLAAAVEDLGYRVVSETWIREVGTAPIPLVEGLEAAIGPVDEGLRFGAVETVDPTGFEVRDLPDDLLARAQGLDADAAREAVESVAVAFDTEQGGTRAVGRVAFATGPESPGYADLVEELAAVLEEGYDAVEVASERSAVLARETAFDPGLAAERGVPEGPAFGRLADGESVEVDGETVEPGDVSRTRADRFPVDADALD; encoded by the coding sequence GTGATAGCGATCGTCGTCAGCCGGGCCGACAGCGCCTCGGCGCACATCGGCCAGCGGCTCTTGGACGCCGGCGACTGGGAGGCGCGTGAGGACGACTCGCTTCCCGACGCGGAGGGGGGCGGGACCTACTACCGGGCCGAGGGGTTCGAACTCCGCGAGTTCGACGACCTCCACATCGAGCTCGACGACCCGGTTCCGGCCTTCGACTGCGACCCGGCGTTCCTCGCGTTCGTCTCCAGGCACTCGGGGGAGACCGGGAGGCTCCTGACCGCGCACGTCACCGGGAACTTCGGCGGCGCCGAGTACGGCGGCGAACCGGAGTCGCTGGCGCGGGCCGCGCCGGGCGCCGAAAAGCGCGTCGTCGAGGCGCTCGCGCGCCGAGCGCCCGAGGGGTACGAGGTCGGTATCGAGTGTACGCACCACGGGCCGACCGACTGCGCCGTCCCGTCGCTGTTCGTCGAACTCGGCTCCGACGAGCCGCAGTGGGAGGACCCCGAGGCGGCCGCGGCGGTCGCGCGGGCGGTCCTCGACCTCCGCGGAACCGGCCCGGACCTGGTCGACGACGGGGGTGTGCCGGACGCCGACGCCGCGGCCCGTCCCCGGCACGTCGTCGGGTTCGGCGGCGGCCACTACGCGCCGCGGTTCACGCGGATCGTCCGCGAGACCGAGTGGGCGGTGGGCCACGTCGGCGCCGACTGGGCGCTCGCGGACCTCGGCGCGCCCGAGGCGAACCGCGCCGTGATCGACGCCGCCTTCGCGCGGAGCGGAGCCGAACGCGCCGTGATCGACGGCGACCGCCCCGGGCTCGCAGCGGCCGTCGAGGACCTCGGCTACCGAGTCGTGAGCGAGACGTGGATCCGCGAGGTGGGGACCGCTCCGATCCCGCTCGTCGAGGGGCTGGAGGCGGCGATCGGCCCCGTCGACGAGGGACTGCGGTTCGGCGCGGTCGAGACGGTCGACCCGACCGGGTTCGAGGTCCGCGACCTCCCGGACGACCTGCTCGCGCGAGCGCAGGGACTCGACGCCGACGCGGCGCGGGAGGCGGTGGAGTCCGTCGCGGTCGCGTTCGACACGGAGCAGGGTGGCACCCGCGCGGTCGGGCGCGTCGCGTTCGCGACGGGTCCCGAGTCGCCGGGGTACGCCGACCTCGTTGAGGAGTTGGCGGCGGTGCTGGAGGAGGGCTACGACGCGGTCGAGGTGGCGTCCGAGCGGAGCGCGGTCCTCGCCCGCGAGACGGCGTTCGACCCGGGCCTGGCGGCCGAACGAGGGGTTCCCGAAGGACCGGCGTTCGGCCGGTTGGCGGACGGCGAGTCGGTCGAGGTCGACGGGGAGACCGTCGAGCCGGGCGACGTGTCGCGGACGCGAGCAGATCGGTTCCCGGTCGACGCCGACGCGCTGGACTGA
- the artA gene encoding archaeosortase A gives MFGHGAPAVLSVIPDTFTFAWIVAVLFAAAWLLDSRGLAAGRTLAAATWALFGLFWLSTVPYFAFEHQSYVEAILALVGFPASVYAGYLLYDGRASLFTLTRAIAIMLFIYLPFETIPAFTLAGVAVPEPRRILIEVVAAQTGALIDLLGYAPEAVASSEGYDAAYSWTLDDGHTVVIHIVLACTGLGSIAIFGGLVAAVKAPLSRKLRALAVSVSLIYVLNILRTTFISVVAGNQYMHWYPDLVLTMFGATDPYRVSFLISDRIMSQLLAVVALVAITFLAVRELPELAVILEDVLYLVTGEEHDLTEALDLPREPTNR, from the coding sequence ATGTTCGGCCACGGCGCGCCGGCGGTGTTGAGCGTGATCCCCGACACGTTCACGTTCGCGTGGATCGTCGCGGTCCTCTTCGCGGCGGCGTGGCTGTTGGACAGCCGCGGACTGGCCGCGGGCCGCACGCTCGCGGCCGCGACGTGGGCGCTGTTCGGACTGTTCTGGCTGTCGACGGTGCCGTACTTCGCGTTCGAACACCAGAGTTACGTCGAGGCGATCCTCGCGCTCGTCGGCTTCCCCGCCAGCGTGTACGCCGGGTACCTCCTGTACGACGGGCGCGCGTCGCTTTTCACTCTCACTCGGGCCATCGCGATCATGCTTTTCATTTACCTCCCGTTCGAGACGATCCCGGCGTTCACCCTCGCCGGGGTCGCGGTCCCGGAGCCGCGCCGGATCCTCATCGAGGTCGTCGCGGCGCAGACGGGGGCCCTCATCGACCTCCTCGGGTACGCGCCGGAGGCGGTGGCGAGCAGCGAGGGGTACGACGCGGCGTACTCGTGGACGCTCGACGACGGGCACACCGTCGTCATCCACATCGTGTTGGCGTGTACGGGACTGGGGAGCATCGCCATCTTCGGCGGCCTCGTGGCCGCGGTCAAGGCGCCGCTCTCCCGGAAGCTGCGCGCGCTCGCGGTGTCAGTTTCGCTCATTTACGTGCTCAACATCCTCCGGACGACGTTCATCTCGGTGGTGGCGGGCAACCAGTACATGCACTGGTACCCGGATCTCGTGTTGACGATGTTCGGCGCGACCGACCCGTACCGCGTCTCCTTTCTCATCTCCGACCGGATCATGAGCCAGCTGCTGGCGGTCGTGGCGCTCGTCGCGATCACCTTCCTCGCGGTGCGCGAGCTGCCCGAACTCGCGGTCATCTTGGAGGACGTGCTCTACCTCGTCACCGGCGAGGAACACGACCTGACGGAAGCGCTCGACCTTCCGCGGGAGCCGACGAACCGGTAG
- a CDS encoding 2-oxoacid:acceptor oxidoreductase subunit alpha produces MTDDELIWRISGGSGDGIASTSQNFAKALMRSGLNVFTHRHYPSRIRGGHTYTEVRASADPVKSRGDGYNFLLALGDSFARNPQEEAVYGNEEIKPLSENLDELREGGVIIYDEGLLDASEIPDFDERVEENDWHVYPLDLRGLARDMGREVMRNTAGVGATCALTGMELDHVEDLMRDAMPDKILEPNLEILETAYDQVREEHDADAPDVSVPTGEQDETQLLMSGSDAIAYGAIDEGCRFISGYPMTPWTEVFTIMSQNLPKLDGISEQVEDEIAAAALAVGASHAGVKAMSGSSGGGFALMSEPLGLAEMTETPVVLVEAMRAGPSTGMPTKPEQSDLEHVLYTSQGDSQRVVLAPGTVEEAYEQSRLAFRLAYEYQIPSILLYDQKLGGELVSVPKSHFDREPNATLGKTLSEDALSDEPHSNDGKFHRFQHDVDDGVSPRSVPGQKGGRFLATGNEHDPTGHISESPDNRVAQIDRRTQKLAAIRDDLDAVGTGSYAGPEEAEYGILTFGSQQGTVEEAVGRLNDAGHSVKSYGVSDMAPFPAEQVAAFVESVDEALVVEMTASGQFRGLVQKNLGRYGQKLSSLLKYNGNPFEPAEIVDGFEAALVEGDGDASGQQTTFVPAAGD; encoded by the coding sequence ATGACTGACGACGAACTCATCTGGCGGATATCGGGGGGATCCGGTGACGGGATCGCTTCGACCAGCCAGAACTTCGCGAAGGCCTTGATGCGATCGGGGCTCAACGTCTTCACACATCGGCACTACCCGTCGCGGATCCGCGGCGGTCACACCTACACCGAAGTCCGCGCGTCGGCGGACCCCGTCAAATCCCGCGGCGACGGCTACAATTTCCTGCTCGCGCTGGGCGACTCCTTCGCCCGCAACCCGCAGGAGGAGGCCGTCTACGGTAACGAGGAGATCAAGCCGCTCTCGGAGAACTTAGACGAGCTCCGCGAAGGTGGGGTCATCATCTACGACGAGGGACTCTTAGACGCCTCGGAGATACCGGACTTCGACGAGCGCGTCGAGGAGAACGACTGGCACGTCTACCCCCTCGACCTCCGCGGACTCGCGCGCGACATGGGTCGAGAGGTCATGCGCAACACCGCCGGCGTCGGCGCGACCTGCGCGCTGACCGGCATGGAACTCGACCACGTCGAGGACCTGATGCGCGACGCGATGCCGGACAAGATCCTCGAACCGAACCTCGAGATCTTAGAGACCGCCTACGACCAGGTCCGAGAGGAACACGACGCCGACGCCCCGGACGTCTCCGTTCCCACGGGCGAACAAGACGAGACCCAGCTGCTCATGTCCGGCTCGGACGCCATCGCCTACGGCGCCATCGACGAGGGGTGCCGGTTCATCTCCGGGTACCCGATGACGCCGTGGACCGAGGTGTTCACCATCATGAGTCAGAACCTGCCGAAGCTCGACGGGATCTCCGAGCAGGTGGAAGACGAGATCGCGGCGGCCGCGCTCGCTGTCGGCGCCTCCCACGCCGGCGTGAAGGCCATGTCCGGCTCCTCCGGCGGCGGGTTCGCGCTGATGTCCGAGCCGCTCGGACTCGCGGAGATGACGGAGACGCCCGTCGTCTTGGTCGAGGCCATGCGCGCCGGCCCCTCGACCGGGATGCCGACGAAGCCGGAGCAGTCCGACCTCGAACACGTCCTGTACACCTCGCAGGGCGACTCCCAGCGCGTCGTCCTCGCGCCCGGCACCGTCGAGGAGGCCTACGAGCAGTCGCGGCTCGCCTTCCGGCTCGCCTACGAGTACCAGATCCCGTCGATCCTCCTGTACGACCAGAAGCTCGGCGGCGAGCTGGTGAGCGTCCCGAAGAGCCACTTCGACCGCGAGCCGAACGCGACGCTCGGGAAGACGCTCTCGGAGGACGCGCTCTCCGACGAGCCGCACTCCAACGACGGGAAGTTCCACCGCTTCCAACACGACGTCGACGACGGGGTCTCGCCCCGCTCGGTCCCCGGACAGAAGGGCGGTCGCTTCCTCGCGACCGGCAACGAACACGACCCGACCGGTCACATCAGCGAGTCTCCGGACAACCGGGTCGCGCAGATCGACCGGCGGACCCAGAAGCTGGCGGCGATCCGCGACGACCTCGACGCGGTCGGTACCGGGTCGTACGCCGGTCCCGAAGAGGCCGAGTACGGCATCCTCACGTTCGGCAGCCAGCAGGGGACCGTCGAGGAGGCGGTCGGCCGCCTCAACGACGCCGGCCACTCGGTCAAGTCGTACGGCGTCTCGGACATGGCGCCGTTCCCGGCGGAGCAGGTCGCGGCGTTCGTCGAGAGCGTCGACGAGGCGCTCGTCGTCGAGATGACCGCTTCGGGACAGTTCCGCGGGCTCGTCCAGAAGAACCTCGGCCGCTACGGCCAGAAGCTGTCGAGCCTGCTGAAGTACAACGGGAACCCGTTCGAGCCGGCGGAGATCGTCGACGGGTTCGAGGCCGCGCTCGTCGAGGGCGACGGCGACGCGTCCGGTCAGCAGACCACCTTCGTCCCAGCCGCAGGTGACTAA
- the ftsZ gene encoding cell division protein FtsZ has product MDSIVEDAIDEAEEAPAEDAGGAGKDGAGGSAGAPPQTGTMTDDELEDVLQDLQTNITVVGCGGAGGNTVNRMTQEGIHGAKLVAANTDVQHLVNIEADTKILMGQQKTQGRGAGSLPQVGEEAAIESQEEIQDAIDGSDMVFVTAGLGGGTGTGSAPVVAKAARESGALTIAIVTTPFTAEGEVRRTNAEAGLERLRDVSDTVIVVPNDRLLDAVGKLPVRQAFKVSDEVLMRSVKGITELITMPGLVNLDFADVRTVMEKGGVAMIGLGDSDSDSKAQDSVKSALRSPLLDVDISGANSALVNVTGGQDMSIEEAEGVVEEIYDRIDPDARIIWGTSVDEELEGEMRTMIVVTGVESPQIYGSNGEPPEGSTPSDVEDIDYVE; this is encoded by the coding sequence ATGGACTCCATCGTAGAGGACGCCATCGACGAAGCCGAAGAGGCCCCCGCAGAGGACGCCGGGGGAGCCGGCAAGGACGGCGCCGGAGGGAGCGCCGGCGCGCCGCCACAGACCGGGACGATGACCGACGACGAGCTAGAGGACGTCCTCCAAGACCTCCAGACGAACATCACGGTCGTCGGCTGCGGGGGCGCCGGCGGCAACACGGTCAACCGGATGACCCAGGAGGGGATCCACGGCGCGAAGCTCGTGGCCGCCAACACCGACGTCCAGCACCTCGTCAACATCGAGGCCGACACGAAGATCCTGATGGGCCAACAGAAGACGCAGGGGCGCGGCGCCGGCTCGCTGCCTCAGGTGGGCGAGGAGGCCGCCATCGAGTCCCAAGAGGAGATCCAGGACGCCATCGACGGCTCCGACATGGTGTTCGTCACCGCGGGGTTGGGGGGCGGAACGGGGACCGGGTCGGCGCCGGTGGTCGCGAAGGCCGCCCGCGAGTCGGGCGCGCTCACGATCGCCATCGTCACCACCCCGTTCACCGCCGAGGGCGAGGTCCGCCGTACGAACGCCGAGGCCGGCCTCGAACGCCTCCGCGACGTGAGCGACACGGTCATCGTCGTCCCCAACGACCGCCTGCTCGACGCGGTCGGAAAGCTGCCCGTCCGACAGGCGTTCAAGGTGTCCGACGAGGTGCTGATGCGTTCGGTGAAGGGTATCACCGAACTCATCACGATGCCCGGGCTAGTCAACCTCGACTTCGCTGACGTCCGCACCGTGATGGAGAAGGGCGGCGTCGCGATGATCGGGCTGGGCGACTCCGACTCCGACTCGAAGGCGCAGGACTCGGTGAAGTCGGCGCTGCGCTCCCCCCTCCTCGACGTCGACATCTCCGGCGCGAACTCCGCCCTCGTGAACGTCACCGGCGGACAGGACATGTCCATCGAGGAGGCGGAGGGCGTCGTCGAGGAGATCTACGACCGGATCGACCCCGACGCGCGGATCATCTGGGGGACCTCCGTCGACGAGGAACTCGAAGGCGAGATGCGCACGATGATCGTCGTGACCGGCGTCGAGTCGCCGCAGATCTACGGCAGCAACGGCGAACCGCCGGAGGGGAGCACGCCGAGCGACGTCGAGGACATCGACTACGTAGAGTAG
- a CDS encoding thiamine pyrophosphate-dependent enzyme, whose amino-acid sequence MSTFSAIGEEREIDRDEYTPSVEPQPTWCPGCGDFSVLKALKQALPEVGRTPEETLLCTGIGCSGKLNSYLDTYGFHTIHGRSLPVARAAKLANPDLEVIAAGGDGDGYGIGGNHFIHTARENHDMTYIVFNNEIFGLTKGQTSPTSPKGHKSKTQPSGSAKEPIKPLSMSLNAGASYVARTAAVNPNQAKEIISEAIEHDGFAHVDFLTQCPTWNKDARQYVPYIDVNESDDYEFDRTDRVEAQEMMRTTEEALYEGEVLTGRFYVDDERPSYGEEKQAIGEMPDEPLAERYWDDDYEWERSHDMFLDKHA is encoded by the coding sequence ATGAGCACGTTTTCAGCGATCGGAGAGGAGCGAGAGATCGACCGCGACGAGTACACCCCCAGCGTGGAGCCGCAGCCGACCTGGTGTCCGGGTTGCGGCGACTTCAGCGTCCTGAAGGCGCTCAAGCAGGCGCTGCCTGAGGTCGGGCGCACGCCCGAGGAGACCCTGCTGTGTACCGGAATTGGCTGTTCGGGCAAGCTGAACAGCTATCTCGACACGTACGGGTTCCACACGATCCACGGGCGCTCGCTACCCGTGGCCCGCGCCGCGAAGCTCGCGAACCCCGACCTCGAAGTGATCGCCGCCGGCGGCGACGGCGACGGCTACGGGATCGGCGGGAACCACTTCATCCACACGGCCCGGGAGAACCACGACATGACGTACATCGTCTTCAACAACGAGATCTTCGGGCTCACAAAGGGACAGACCTCCCCGACCAGCCCGAAAGGTCACAAGTCGAAGACGCAGCCGTCCGGAAGCGCCAAGGAGCCGATCAAGCCGCTCTCGATGTCGCTAAACGCCGGCGCCTCCTACGTGGCCCGCACGGCCGCGGTGAACCCGAACCAGGCCAAGGAGATCATCAGCGAGGCGATCGAACACGACGGGTTCGCGCACGTCGACTTCCTCACGCAGTGTCCGACCTGGAACAAGGACGCGCGTCAGTACGTCCCGTACATCGACGTCAACGAGTCGGACGACTACGAGTTCGACAGGACGGACCGCGTCGAGGCCCAGGAGATGATGCGGACGACCGAGGAGGCGCTCTACGAGGGCGAGGTCCTCACCGGTCGCTTCTACGTCGACGATGAGCGCCCCTCGTACGGCGAGGAGAAGCAGGCGATCGGTGAGATGCCCGACGAACCGCTCGCCGAGCGCTACTGGGACGACGACTACGAGTGGGAGCGGTCCCACGACATGTTCCTCGACAAACACGCCTGA
- a CDS encoding cyclic nucleotide-binding/CBS domain-containing protein codes for MNDVPVDRLMSTGLTAIERGAAAADAATKMLETDVNSLLVVEADGTLTGMITATDFVALVRDNDPKDRTPVEAFMTTEVVTVSRDDTVADLSEPTAHGYTHLPVTDDDGRPVGVVSTTDLTAHLSRAG; via the coding sequence ATGAATGACGTTCCCGTCGACCGACTCATGTCGACCGGCCTCACGGCGATCGAACGCGGGGCCGCCGCGGCCGACGCGGCGACGAAGATGCTCGAAACCGACGTCAACTCTCTTCTCGTCGTCGAAGCCGACGGGACGCTGACGGGGATGATCACCGCGACGGACTTCGTCGCGCTCGTCCGCGACAACGACCCGAAAGACCGGACGCCGGTCGAGGCGTTCATGACGACGGAGGTCGTCACCGTGAGCCGCGACGACACCGTCGCGGACCTGTCGGAGCCGACCGCTCACGGCTACACGCACCTCCCCGTGACCGACGACGACGGGAGACCGGTCGGGGTGGTGTCGACGACGGACCTCACGGCGCACCTCTCGCGGGCGGGGTGA
- a CDS encoding protein translocase SEC61 complex subunit gamma yields MDVPYDLNSYIRVLKLASTPSTDEFLQVSKIAGAGILLIGFIGFLMFAIMSLLPGVGA; encoded by the coding sequence ATGGACGTTCCGTACGATCTCAACAGCTACATTCGGGTGCTGAAGCTGGCGAGCACGCCGAGCACCGACGAGTTCCTCCAGGTGTCGAAGATCGCCGGCGCCGGGATTCTGCTGATCGGGTTCATCGGATTTCTGATGTTCGCGATCATGAGCCTACTCCCGGGGGTCGGCGCGTAA
- the dph5 gene encoding diphthine synthase, translating to MLTFIGLGLYDERSITVEGRAALRASDRVFAEFYTSRLVGADVGDIEASHDVDVEVRDRAGVERDPEPILDAAGSGDAAFLTAGDTMISTTHTDLRLRAEERGIGTRVIHGVTAQSAASSLTGLQNYRFGKATTLPFPYAHGGDDVPASVIETVEANRERGLHTVVYLDIKVGTGPTGPDPDHEEYMTADYAADLLAAAWEDALAVVVARAGSPDAVVAADRLSALAGREFGDPLHLLVIPGDLHHVEADALAGLAGAPESLVGE from the coding sequence ATGCTCACGTTCATCGGACTCGGTCTCTACGACGAGCGGTCGATCACCGTCGAGGGGCGGGCGGCGCTCCGAGCGTCCGACCGGGTCTTCGCGGAGTTTTACACCAGCCGGCTGGTCGGCGCCGACGTCGGTGACATCGAGGCTTCCCACGACGTCGATGTCGAGGTCCGTGACCGCGCCGGCGTCGAGCGGGACCCGGAGCCGATCCTCGACGCGGCCGGGTCCGGTGACGCGGCATTCCTCACCGCGGGCGACACGATGATCTCGACCACCCACACCGACCTCCGGCTCCGCGCCGAGGAGCGCGGTATCGGCACGCGGGTGATCCACGGCGTGACCGCCCAGTCGGCGGCGTCGAGCCTGACGGGACTCCAGAACTACCGGTTCGGGAAGGCGACGACGCTCCCGTTCCCGTACGCCCACGGCGGGGACGACGTGCCCGCGAGCGTGATCGAGACCGTCGAGGCGAACCGAGAGCGCGGCCTCCACACGGTCGTCTACCTCGACATCAAGGTGGGGACGGGTCCGACCGGCCCCGACCCCGACCACGAGGAGTACATGACCGCCGACTACGCCGCCGACCTGCTCGCTGCGGCGTGGGAGGACGCCCTCGCCGTCGTCGTCGCCCGCGCGGGATCGCCCGACGCGGTCGTCGCGGCCGACCGACTGAGCGCGCTCGCCGGCCGCGAGTTCGGTGACCCGCTCCACCTGCTCGTGATCCCCGGCGACCTCCACCACGTCGAGGCGGACGCCCTCGCCGGACTCGCGGGCGCTCCGGAGTCGCTCGTCGGGGAGTGA
- the lrpA1 gene encoding HTH-type transcriptional regulator LrpA1, with translation MSTVSTEERILSVLEEDAQASCGEIADRADVSKPTVRKYIDRLEDRGVIVGYSAEVDPKKLSSQSIAMVGMDVDSGQYVEATRDLKALDEVQALYTSSGDHMLMAEVRAGDGDELGDVISEKLLGVDGVTAAHPSFLQERLK, from the coding sequence ATGAGTACGGTATCGACGGAGGAACGGATCCTTTCTGTGTTAGAAGAGGACGCACAGGCGTCCTGCGGAGAGATCGCTGATCGAGCCGACGTCTCGAAGCCGACGGTGCGGAAGTACATCGACCGCCTCGAAGACCGGGGGGTGATCGTCGGCTACTCCGCGGAGGTCGACCCCAAAAAGCTCTCCTCGCAGTCGATCGCCATGGTGGGGATGGACGTGGACTCGGGCCAGTACGTGGAGGCTACCCGGGACCTGAAGGCGCTTGACGAGGTTCAGGCGCTGTACACCTCTTCCGGCGACCACATGCTGATGGCCGAGGTGCGCGCCGGCGACGGCGACGAGCTTGGCGACGTCATCTCCGAGAAGCTGCTCGGCGTCGATGGCGTGACCGCGGCGCACCCGTCGTTTCTCCAGGAGCGGCTGAAGTAG
- a CDS encoding CBS domain-containing protein — translation MDLDDRTRVADVMSAPLETIGADVPLREVARRMRDQNISALVVTTGGGCIVTQSDLVGAIADGCDPAATAVRDVMTEDVETVTPDLMMQEVAAMMTMYGVKHLPVVDDDYVGMVSSTDIAEQLS, via the coding sequence ATGGATCTCGACGACAGAACTCGCGTCGCGGACGTCATGTCGGCGCCGCTGGAGACGATCGGAGCGGACGTCCCCCTTCGGGAGGTCGCGCGGCGGATGCGCGATCAGAATATCAGCGCCCTCGTCGTGACGACCGGCGGCGGCTGTATCGTCACGCAGAGCGACCTCGTCGGGGCGATCGCGGACGGGTGCGACCCCGCGGCGACGGCGGTTCGCGACGTGATGACTGAGGACGTCGAGACGGTGACGCCGGACCTCATGATGCAGGAGGTCGCCGCGATGATGACGATGTACGGCGTGAAACACCTCCCGGTCGTCGACGACGACTACGTCGGGATGGTCTCGTCGACGGACATCGCGGAACAACTCTCCTGA
- a CDS encoding DUF4010 domain-containing protein: MMSAVDPFVYLETNVAKLVLATALGMFLGMEREWSQKSAGIRTFALVSLSAAVFSLLDEPGLLVVGGVLVISSAVLLAVRSFVEEEIGGLSLTTSASMLVTYGVGVLVARGLFIESVTVAVLSSLLLVLKRELHEFAWGLSREEVRSAVEFTILAFVVFPLLPSETVDPLNAVQPRLVWSLVVAVSAIGFVNYVLVKRYQGRGYAVTGFFGGLVNSTAVVAEMAKRAKGRADLGEIAVGSILLANAAMAFRNAAVVAVFVPEAALVVGAPLGAITVAGIGIAVWRSDWRTTMEAELTSPFSLRNALTFGGLFLLVLLVSAVAERTFGTGGFVATSFLAGLVSSGTSTTTAVSLLGTGQIGVDTAVAGVVAGTAASILIKTAFAASIARELVRPVFLWNLLLIVVGVVAGLPLLLF; this comes from the coding sequence GTGATGAGTGCGGTTGACCCGTTCGTCTATCTCGAAACGAACGTCGCCAAACTGGTGCTGGCGACCGCGCTCGGCATGTTCCTCGGGATGGAACGCGAGTGGTCACAGAAGTCGGCGGGGATCCGGACGTTCGCGCTCGTCAGCCTCTCGGCGGCAGTGTTCTCGCTGCTCGACGAGCCGGGGCTGCTCGTCGTCGGCGGCGTGTTAGTGATTTCCAGCGCGGTGCTTTTGGCGGTTCGAAGCTTCGTCGAGGAGGAGATCGGCGGGCTCTCTCTGACGACGTCGGCGTCGATGCTCGTCACCTACGGGGTCGGCGTCCTGGTCGCGCGGGGGCTGTTCATCGAGTCGGTGACGGTGGCGGTGCTGTCGTCGCTACTGCTCGTGTTGAAGCGGGAACTCCACGAGTTCGCGTGGGGGCTCTCCCGCGAGGAAGTCCGCAGCGCCGTGGAGTTCACCATCCTCGCGTTCGTCGTCTTCCCGCTGTTGCCGTCCGAGACCGTCGACCCGTTGAACGCGGTCCAGCCGCGGCTCGTCTGGTCGCTCGTGGTCGCGGTCAGCGCCATCGGCTTCGTCAACTACGTGCTGGTGAAGCGGTATCAGGGGCGCGGCTACGCGGTCACGGGATTCTTCGGCGGGCTGGTGAACTCGACCGCGGTTGTCGCCGAGATGGCGAAGCGCGCGAAGGGGCGGGCCGACCTCGGTGAGATCGCGGTCGGGTCGATCCTCCTCGCCAACGCGGCCATGGCGTTCCGGAACGCCGCGGTGGTGGCCGTCTTCGTGCCTGAGGCGGCGCTCGTCGTCGGAGCGCCGCTGGGCGCGATCACCGTCGCGGGGATCGGGATCGCCGTGTGGCGCAGCGACTGGCGGACGACGATGGAGGCGGAGCTGACCTCCCCGTTTAGCCTGCGCAACGCCCTAACGTTCGGCGGCCTCTTCCTGCTCGTGTTGCTCGTCTCCGCGGTCGCGGAACGGACGTTCGGCACTGGCGGGTTCGTCGCCACGTCGTTCCTCGCCGGACTGGTGTCCTCGGGGACCTCGACGACCACGGCGGTCTCGCTGCTCGGGACCGGACAGATCGGCGTCGACACCGCGGTCGCGGGCGTGGTGGCCGGCACCGCCGCCAGCATCCTGATCAAGACCGCCTTCGCTGCGAGCATCGCGCGCGAGCTGGTCCGGCCGGTGTTCCTCTGGAACCTCCTGTTGATCGTCGTGGGAGTGGTCGCCGGACTGCCGCTGCTGCTGTTCTGA